A portion of the Tenacibaculum todarodis genome contains these proteins:
- a CDS encoding aromatic amino acid hydroxylase, giving the protein MKTHFELNQVTKKLPKHLHKFVVKQPYDEYTAQNQAVWRYVMRMNVDYLSKVAHKSYTVGLEKTGISVESIPKMEGMNRILQDIGWAAVSVDGFIPPNAFMEFQAYNVLVIASDMRTINHIEYTPAPDIIHEAAGHAPIIGNPEYAEYLRRFGEIGSKAISSAKDYEMYEAVRLLSILKENPNSDEKEIAEAQEKVEWLQDNMGELSEMAQIRNLHWWTVEYGLIGTLEEPKIYGAGLLSSIGESAWCMKDEVKKIPYSLEASNINFDITKPQPQLFVTPDFAHLSLVLEQYANTMGIRTGGTKGVQKLINSKNLGTIELSTGLQISGVFTNVIKDEDGKAIYVQTTGKTALANRDKELIGHGTAYHAEGFGSPIGMLKGINIPIEHMSPRDLGAYQIHEGKRITLEFVGGIKVEGEVITGTRDLRGRIQLISFKDCTVTHKDTVLFQPEWGVYDMAVGKEIKSAYSGTADLNSFVDSSKISETKTHKIKYSDFEKGLYELYAEVRNMRENVEVSEEKIKVIFATLQTTYKSDWLLPLELYELAVENNFSTQSEILKYLGDLQENTTYKKLIQNGLDLLKINQYS; this is encoded by the coding sequence ATGAAAACTCATTTTGAACTTAACCAGGTTACCAAGAAATTACCAAAACATTTACACAAGTTTGTGGTAAAACAACCATATGACGAATATACTGCGCAAAACCAAGCTGTTTGGCGTTATGTAATGCGTATGAATGTAGATTACTTGAGCAAAGTAGCGCACAAATCATATACAGTAGGTTTAGAAAAAACAGGTATTTCTGTTGAATCTATTCCTAAAATGGAAGGAATGAATAGAATTTTACAAGATATTGGTTGGGCTGCAGTTTCTGTTGATGGCTTTATTCCGCCGAACGCATTTATGGAATTTCAAGCATACAATGTACTGGTTATTGCTTCAGATATGAGAACAATAAATCATATAGAATACACGCCTGCGCCAGATATTATACATGAAGCTGCAGGTCATGCGCCAATTATAGGGAATCCTGAATATGCCGAATATTTAAGACGATTTGGAGAAATTGGAAGCAAAGCAATATCTTCTGCCAAAGATTATGAAATGTATGAAGCAGTAAGATTATTGTCTATTCTGAAGGAAAATCCTAATTCAGATGAAAAAGAAATTGCGGAAGCACAAGAAAAAGTAGAGTGGTTGCAAGATAATATGGGCGAATTATCTGAAATGGCTCAAATAAGAAACTTGCATTGGTGGACGGTTGAATATGGTTTAATAGGAACACTTGAAGAACCAAAAATATACGGAGCAGGTTTGTTATCTTCTATCGGAGAAAGTGCTTGGTGTATGAAAGATGAGGTGAAAAAAATACCGTATTCTTTAGAAGCTTCAAACATCAATTTTGACATTACAAAACCGCAACCTCAGTTGTTTGTAACACCAGATTTTGCACATTTAAGTTTAGTTTTAGAACAATATGCAAACACCATGGGAATTAGAACTGGTGGAACAAAAGGTGTTCAGAAGTTAATTAACTCTAAGAATTTAGGTACAATTGAATTAAGTACTGGTTTACAAATTTCAGGTGTTTTTACAAATGTTATTAAAGATGAAGATGGTAAGGCAATTTATGTGCAAACCACTGGAAAAACAGCTTTAGCTAATAGAGATAAAGAACTAATTGGTCACGGAACTGCATATCATGCAGAAGGTTTTGGAAGTCCAATAGGTATGTTAAAAGGAATAAATATTCCTATTGAACATATGAGTCCTAGAGATTTAGGAGCTTATCAAATTCATGAAGGAAAAAGAATAACTCTAGAATTTGTTGGCGGCATAAAAGTTGAAGGTGAAGTAATAACAGGAACAAGAGATTTACGAGGTAGAATTCAATTAATTTCTTTTAAAGATTGTACTGTTACGCATAAAGATACTGTGTTGTTTCAACCAGAATGGGGAGTTTATGACATGGCTGTTGGTAAGGAAATTAAATCGGCATACTCAGGAACGGCAGATTTAAATTCTTTTGTAGATAGTAGTAAAATTTCTGAAACGAAAACACATAAAATCAAGTATTCTGACTTTGAAAAAGGATTGTATGAATTGTATGCTGAAGTAAGAAATATGAGAGAAAATGTTGAGGTTTCAGAAGAAAAAATTAAAGTTATATTTGCTACTTTGCAAACCACTTATAAAAGCGATTGGTTATTACCTTTAGAATTATACGAATTAGCTGTCGAAAATAATTTTAGTACACAATCAGAAATTTTAAAGTATTTGGGAGATTTGCAAGAAAATACAACATATAAAAAATTAATACAAAACGGATTGGATTTATTAAAAATCAATCAATATTCATAA
- a CDS encoding fasciclin domain-containing protein translates to MKIKNLTKTILFLSLFLSVTFFTSCSDDENQEVEQEEQIDIVQTAINSPDLSILVAALQRAELVSALQGEGPFTVFAPTNTAFQALLDSNASWNSLEDIPVATLKSVLLFHVLSGKVMASDLSDTFVNTLATGPGDNSLSLQVEVTGGVEFNGDAKPISTDIMASNGVIHVIDKVMLPANIVTLALNNAGFSTLVAALTDNRHTTDFVTLLQADGPYTVFAPTNDAFQALLDSNSSWNSLGDIPIATLDAVLKYHVFAGGNVQSSELADNQVITMFDGNDITVDLSNGAKIETSSSQSVTISLTDVQGANGVIHVVDSVLLP, encoded by the coding sequence ATGAAAATCAAGAATTTAACCAAAACAATTTTATTTTTAAGCTTATTTTTAAGTGTAACATTCTTTACATCATGTTCGGATGATGAAAATCAAGAAGTTGAACAAGAAGAGCAAATAGATATTGTACAAACTGCAATTAACTCACCAGATTTAAGCATTTTAGTTGCAGCTTTACAAAGAGCAGAATTAGTATCTGCTTTACAAGGAGAAGGGCCTTTTACAGTATTTGCACCAACAAACACTGCCTTCCAAGCTTTGCTAGATAGCAATGCTTCATGGAATTCTCTAGAAGATATTCCGGTAGCAACTTTAAAGTCTGTTTTATTGTTTCATGTTTTGTCAGGAAAGGTAATGGCTTCAGATTTATCTGATACTTTTGTAAATACATTAGCTACTGGTCCAGGAGATAATTCATTATCGTTACAGGTAGAAGTAACCGGAGGCGTTGAGTTTAATGGAGATGCTAAGCCAATTAGTACAGATATTATGGCAAGTAATGGAGTAATACATGTTATAGATAAAGTAATGTTGCCTGCAAATATTGTTACGTTAGCACTTAATAATGCTGGTTTTTCAACTTTAGTTGCTGCGTTAACAGATAATCGTCATACTACTGATTTTGTTACTTTATTACAAGCAGATGGTCCTTATACAGTGTTTGCTCCAACAAATGATGCTTTTCAAGCTTTATTAGACAGTAACTCTTCATGGAATTCTTTAGGAGATATACCAATTGCTACGTTAGATGCAGTTTTAAAATATCATGTTTTTGCTGGAGGAAATGTACAATCTTCAGAGTTAGCAGACAATCAAGTGATAACAATGTTTGATGGAAATGATATAACTGTAGATTTATCAAACGGAGCAAAAATAGAAACATCATCTTCTCAATCTGTAACTATTTCTTTAACAGATGTTCAAGGAGCAAATGGAGTAATACATGTAGTAGATAGTGTTTTATTACCGTAA
- a CDS encoding response regulator: MKLKICIAEDNHFLAKAIKEKLSFFEDIVIKFTAKNGAELIGKLEENHNIDAILMDIQMPEMNGVKATEIVKNKYPQIKVIMLTVVDDDDSVFSSIKAGANGYLLKEIDAEKLHKSILEVINGGAPMTPSIALKALNLLRNPIIVTEKLEDIKLSKRESEILLHLSKGLNYNLIAENLIISPSTVRKHIENIYKKLQVHNKIEAILKAKKQKLI; the protein is encoded by the coding sequence ATGAAACTAAAAATTTGCATAGCAGAAGACAATCACTTTTTAGCAAAAGCTATAAAGGAAAAGCTGTCATTTTTTGAAGACATTGTTATAAAGTTTACAGCAAAAAATGGCGCAGAACTTATTGGTAAGTTAGAAGAGAATCATAATATCGATGCTATTCTTATGGATATTCAAATGCCAGAAATGAATGGTGTAAAAGCCACAGAAATTGTTAAGAATAAATATCCACAAATAAAAGTAATAATGTTAACTGTTGTAGATGATGACGACAGTGTTTTTAGCTCAATAAAAGCTGGTGCAAATGGTTATTTACTAAAAGAAATAGATGCTGAAAAATTACACAAAAGCATTTTAGAAGTTATTAATGGCGGCGCCCCAATGACACCAAGTATAGCCTTAAAAGCGTTAAATTTACTAAGAAATCCAATTATTGTAACAGAAAAATTAGAAGACATAAAACTATCTAAAAGAGAGTCCGAAATTTTATTACACTTAAGCAAAGGTCTTAATTACAATTTAATTGCAGAAAACTTAATTATATCTCCTTCTACAGTTAGAAAACACATAGAAAACATCTATAAAAAACTACAAGTACACAATAAAATAGAAGCTATTTTAAAAGCTAAAAAGCAAAAATTAATCTAA
- a CDS encoding GSCFA domain-containing protein has product MQFQTQVPLKKQPHNKIDYSSKLVLIGSCFSENIGNKLTYFKFQSAQNPLGILFQPKAIENLITNAINEKKYIDSDVFSHNERWHCFEAHSSLSSNNKNELLSNLNNAVQDTHQQLKNASHIIITLGTSWIYRDISSDTIVANCHKIPQKKFLKEILSVDEVSESLEAIIALIKSINNRATVLFTVSPVRHLKDGFVENTQSKAHLISAINQIIDKRNSFYFPSYEIMMDELRDYRFYAEDMIHPNQTAINYIWQKFSDVWISDNAIKTMKEVATIQKGLTHRPFNENSEQHQQFLEKLNQKIENLQKNLPFVRF; this is encoded by the coding sequence ATGCAGTTTCAAACTCAAGTACCTTTAAAAAAACAACCTCATAATAAAATTGATTATAGTTCAAAATTAGTATTAATTGGATCTTGTTTTTCTGAAAACATCGGTAATAAATTGACTTATTTTAAATTTCAATCTGCACAAAATCCTTTAGGAATATTATTCCAACCAAAAGCAATTGAAAATTTAATTACTAATGCAATTAATGAGAAAAAATATATTGATAGTGATGTTTTCTCTCACAACGAACGTTGGCATTGTTTTGAAGCTCATTCAAGTTTAAGTTCTAATAATAAAAACGAATTATTATCCAATTTAAACAATGCTGTACAAGATACACATCAACAATTAAAAAACGCTTCTCATATTATAATTACACTTGGAACTTCTTGGATTTATAGAGACATTTCTTCAGATACCATTGTGGCGAATTGCCATAAAATACCGCAGAAAAAATTCTTAAAAGAGATTCTTTCTGTTGATGAAGTTAGTGAAAGCTTAGAGGCTATAATTGCACTAATAAAATCGATAAATAATAGAGCAACCGTATTATTTACAGTTTCCCCAGTAAGACATTTAAAAGATGGTTTTGTAGAAAATACTCAAAGTAAAGCGCATTTAATTTCGGCAATTAATCAAATAATTGATAAACGAAATTCTTTCTATTTTCCTTCTTATGAAATTATGATGGACGAATTACGTGATTATCGTTTTTATGCAGAAGACATGATTCATCCTAACCAAACAGCCATCAATTATATCTGGCAAAAATTTTCTGATGTTTGGATTTCTGATAATGCAATCAAAACAATGAAAGAAGTAGCAACTATACAAAAAGGATTAACGCATAGACCATTTAATGAAAACTCAGAACAGCATCAACAGTTTTTAGAAAAGTTAAATCAAAAAATCGAAAACCTTCAAAAAAACCTTCCTTTTGTAAGATTTTAA
- a CDS encoding MerR family transcriptional regulator: protein MNNIKSVFTIKDLENISGIKAHTIRIWEKRYNLLVPERTDTNIRYYSSDNLQKLLNVVLLNNNNFKISKIALMSNDTIKVKARELAFNKAVNDEALNSLKLSMFQFDKILFNNTYSVLLHKKTFREVFKEVFIPFLDQIGLLWQTDTLLPAHEHFISNLISQKIQINIEKLDYTITKSKTTYVLFLPENEIHELGLMYLNYELALRGFSTIYLGQSLPVDNLSYFIKNETEVCFVTSLTVKPFDDKVLSYFMSIDEKITGTKHRLIAFGRKTTLVEGSKFNSNISLYSSLTELLSSL from the coding sequence TTGAACAATATTAAGAGTGTTTTTACCATAAAAGATTTAGAAAATATTTCAGGAATTAAAGCACATACAATCCGTATTTGGGAGAAAAGATACAATCTTTTAGTACCAGAAAGAACAGATACTAATATACGTTATTATTCTTCAGATAATTTACAAAAATTATTAAATGTTGTTTTATTAAACAATAATAATTTTAAGATTTCTAAGATTGCATTAATGTCTAACGATACAATAAAAGTTAAAGCGCGCGAGCTTGCTTTTAATAAAGCGGTTAATGATGAGGCTTTAAATTCTTTAAAATTATCAATGTTTCAATTCGATAAGATTTTATTTAATAATACTTATAGTGTTTTACTTCATAAAAAAACGTTTAGAGAAGTTTTTAAAGAAGTATTTATCCCTTTTTTAGATCAAATAGGTTTGTTGTGGCAAACTGACACCTTGCTCCCTGCTCATGAACATTTTATATCTAATTTAATTTCTCAAAAAATACAGATAAATATAGAAAAATTAGATTATACAATCACAAAATCTAAAACTACTTATGTGTTGTTTTTACCTGAAAACGAAATACACGAATTAGGATTAATGTATTTAAATTATGAATTAGCTTTAAGAGGTTTTTCTACTATTTATTTAGGGCAAAGTTTACCTGTAGATAATTTAAGTTACTTCATAAAAAATGAAACAGAAGTTTGTTTTGTTACTTCTCTAACAGTAAAACCTTTTGATGATAAAGTACTTTCTTATTTTATGAGTATAGATGAGAAAATTACAGGTACTAAACATCGTTTAATCGCTTTTGGTAGAAAAACAACCTTAGTTGAAGGCAGTAAATTTAATTCTAACATCAGTTTATATTCCTCTTTAACGGAATTACTTTCTTCATTATAA
- a CDS encoding sensor histidine kinase, translating to MKLYIKLLLFFAFLPCCTSALFSQSDPIDSLRILSKTQNDTNKIESYIKIAELYTGRNLDSAKLYSEKAHQISTSSGNQKLIIVTTHQLGNFARENSDYSKALKHFEESLRMSNELKDSTLIANSYSGIGIVSSRLGDFRTAIKNFYQAISIYEKLNDTENIAIGYLNIAVDLKKVKELDKCIEFNLKAIKIFEDKNDLLNVAAINNNLAGVYNKNKNYRKAIESAEIAKKYFIDNNYIRYSAYPITNIAVSYDSLNMPIKAKKNYLEAIKLQTKNREPYELAFLYNAYSNLNYKQKKYADAIKIGEKGLEFAKEVNALEFISNSSKNLAKSYAKVQKFKKANEYLTLHLKLKDSLFKKEKIKDIAELQFKYETSKKEKEIAIQKEQLLEKELSIKNRTLYAVLLGSALLILAIISIGFYKKHQFKRKQLQKEIDLKDALSTIKTQNRLQEQRLRISRDLHDNIGSQLTFIISSIDNLKYVSIDVNQRLKDKLSTISSFTSQTIYELRDTIWAMNKSKITIEDLHSRILTFVEKAKTASEKIEFEVNYDIDKNMSFSSLVGMNIFRVIQEAINNSLKYAEATKIEVQLQKTNNFFEAIIKDNGVGFNIKSIDLGNGLSNMEKRMSEINGKVKINSEEKKGTKILISVVLENTADDV from the coding sequence ATGAAATTATACATAAAACTATTATTATTTTTTGCGTTCTTACCTTGTTGTACTTCAGCATTGTTTAGTCAATCAGATCCAATAGATAGTCTAAGAATATTATCAAAAACTCAAAATGATACCAATAAAATTGAGTCTTATATTAAAATTGCTGAACTCTACACTGGTAGAAATTTAGATTCGGCTAAACTTTATTCGGAAAAAGCTCATCAAATTTCTACTTCATCTGGTAATCAAAAATTAATAATTGTAACCACACATCAATTAGGAAATTTTGCTAGAGAAAATTCTGATTATTCTAAAGCACTTAAACATTTCGAAGAATCTCTTAGAATGAGTAATGAATTAAAGGATTCTACACTCATTGCAAATTCATATTCGGGTATTGGAATTGTAAGTAGTCGATTAGGTGATTTTAGAACGGCTATTAAAAACTTTTATCAAGCTATTTCTATTTACGAAAAATTAAATGACACAGAAAACATTGCTATTGGCTACCTTAATATAGCTGTAGACTTAAAAAAGGTTAAAGAATTAGATAAGTGTATTGAATTCAATTTAAAAGCCATAAAGATTTTTGAAGACAAAAATGACTTGCTAAACGTAGCTGCAATAAATAATAATTTAGCCGGTGTTTATAATAAAAATAAAAACTATAGAAAAGCAATAGAAAGCGCAGAAATTGCTAAGAAATATTTTATTGATAACAATTATATTAGATATAGTGCTTACCCAATTACTAATATAGCAGTTTCTTATGACAGTCTAAACATGCCAATAAAAGCTAAAAAGAACTACCTCGAAGCTATAAAGTTACAAACAAAAAATAGAGAACCCTACGAATTAGCTTTTCTATACAATGCATATAGCAACCTAAATTATAAACAAAAAAAATATGCAGATGCTATTAAAATTGGAGAGAAAGGATTAGAATTTGCAAAGGAAGTAAATGCGCTAGAATTTATTTCTAATTCTAGTAAAAATTTGGCCAAAAGCTATGCTAAGGTCCAAAAATTTAAAAAGGCAAATGAATATTTAACACTACACTTAAAATTAAAAGACAGTCTCTTTAAAAAAGAGAAAATTAAAGATATTGCTGAACTGCAATTCAAGTATGAAACTTCAAAAAAAGAAAAAGAAATTGCAATTCAAAAAGAACAACTTTTAGAAAAAGAATTGTCTATAAAAAACAGAACTCTTTACGCTGTTTTATTAGGGTCCGCATTATTAATTTTAGCAATAATATCAATAGGTTTTTATAAGAAGCATCAATTTAAACGAAAACAACTACAAAAAGAAATTGATTTAAAAGATGCATTGTCTACAATAAAAACACAAAACAGATTACAAGAACAACGTTTAAGAATTTCAAGAGATTTACATGATAATATCGGTTCTCAGCTTACATTTATAATTTCTTCAATTGATAATTTAAAGTATGTTTCTATTGATGTAAATCAAAGGTTAAAAGACAAATTATCTACAATTAGCTCATTTACATCTCAAACTATTTACGAGTTAAGAGATACTATTTGGGCAATGAATAAATCTAAAATTACTATTGAAGATTTACATTCTAGAATATTAACCTTTGTTGAAAAAGCTAAAACAGCATCCGAAAAAATTGAGTTTGAAGTAAATTACGATATAGACAAAAACATGTCTTTTTCTTCTCTTGTTGGAATGAATATTTTTAGAGTAATTCAAGAAGCAATAAACAATTCTTTAAAATACGCGGAAGCAACTAAAATTGAAGTTCAACTTCAAAAAACAAACAACTTTTTTGAAGCTATTATTAAGGACAACGGAGTTGGATTTAATATAAAATCGATAGACTTAGGAAACGGACTAAGTAATATGGAGAAAAGAATGAGTGAAATTAATGGAAAAGTTAAGATAAACTCAGAAGAAAAAAAAGGAACAAAAATCTTGATTTCAGTTGTTTTAGAAAATACGGCAGATGACGTATAA
- a CDS encoding DUF6252 family protein, whose amino-acid sequence MKTLKKLSILLFATLLWVGCSDDSNNPSSGDEFLTAKVDGADFSSFEDSIGASIGTGGAGDVLAVQGSNNSGDYIRINITSYTGVGTYTTGDAITNVSSLSYGSVTPLAAWTTTFDIGNGTVEITEDSATHVKGTFSFTGLNSSDSTNKTITQGEFSAEKQ is encoded by the coding sequence ATGAAAACTTTAAAAAAATTATCAATTTTATTATTTGCAACTTTATTATGGGTTGGTTGTTCCGATGACAGTAATAACCCATCAAGTGGAGATGAATTTTTAACTGCCAAAGTAGATGGCGCTGACTTTTCTTCTTTTGAAGATTCTATAGGAGCTTCTATAGGAACAGGAGGAGCTGGAGATGTTTTAGCTGTTCAAGGCTCTAATAACTCAGGAGATTATATAAGAATAAACATTACAAGTTACACAGGTGTAGGAACTTATACAACTGGAGATGCAATAACAAATGTAAGTTCTCTTTCTTATGGTTCAGTAACACCTTTAGCAGCTTGGACTACAACTTTTGACATAGGTAACGGAACTGTAGAAATAACAGAAGATAGCGCTACGCATGTAAAAGGAACCTTTTCTTTTACTGGATTAAACTCTTCAGATAGCACAAATAAAACAATTACTCAAGGAGAATTTAGTGCAGAAAAGCAATAA
- a CDS encoding rhodanese-like domain-containing protein: MGLFGMFSKKDATNEIKEYLEKGAVILDVRTKMEWNEGHSEGAKHIVLTTIPLNIDEIKSWNKPVIAVCKSGGRSHQAAQFLTNHGLDVINGGPWQNVDQYLD; the protein is encoded by the coding sequence ATGGGATTATTTGGAATGTTTAGCAAAAAAGATGCTACAAACGAAATTAAAGAATATTTAGAAAAAGGAGCTGTAATTTTAGATGTTAGAACTAAAATGGAATGGAATGAAGGTCATTCAGAAGGTGCAAAACATATTGTTTTGACAACCATTCCTTTAAATATTGATGAAATAAAATCTTGGAATAAGCCTGTAATTGCGGTTTGTAAAAGTGGTGGAAGAAGTCATCAAGCAGCACAATTTTTAACAAATCACGGACTTGATGTTATAAATGGAGGACCTTGGCAAAATGTTGATCAGTATTTAGATTAA
- the gpmI gene encoding 2,3-bisphosphoglycerate-independent phosphoglycerate mutase: MNKKVILMILDGWGITQDPKVSAIYNAKTPYINSLYDKYPNAELRTDGEHVGLPEGQMGNSEVGHMNLGAGRIVYQNLARINKAVKEKTLGKEKVLLDTFKYAKEHNKTVHLLGLVSNGGIHAHINHLKGLLDVAKENEVDNVFLHAFTDGRDCDPKSAPYFLNEVQEHMDKSTGEIATVTGRYYAMDRDNRWERIKEAYDGLVNGIGTKTENAIDAVKANYEAGITDEFHKPIIVTNKDGSPKSQIKEGDVVLFFNYRTDRGRELTNALSQNDFPEFGMKKLDLYYTTITLYDASFEGINVIYNTDNIKNTLGEVLSKAGKKQIRIAETEKYPHVTFFFSGGQEEPFKGESRILRNSPKVATYDLKPEMSAYELTDALCEDLEKGETDFVCLNFANGDMVGHTGIMEAAIKACEAVDECAKEVIETGLRNDYSILLIADHGNCETMMNPDGSPHTAHTTNPVPFVLIDKEIKSVKSGILGDIAPTILHLMGVEKPEEMTQNSLV, from the coding sequence ATGAACAAAAAAGTAATACTTATGATATTGGATGGTTGGGGAATTACCCAAGATCCAAAAGTATCAGCAATTTATAACGCCAAAACGCCTTACATTAACTCTTTGTATGACAAATACCCAAATGCGGAATTACGTACAGACGGAGAACATGTTGGTTTACCCGAAGGACAAATGGGTAACTCAGAAGTTGGTCATATGAATTTAGGTGCGGGTAGAATTGTGTATCAGAATTTAGCACGTATCAATAAAGCCGTAAAAGAAAAAACTTTAGGAAAAGAAAAAGTTTTATTAGACACTTTTAAATACGCAAAAGAGCATAACAAAACCGTTCATTTATTAGGATTAGTTTCTAATGGAGGAATTCATGCACACATTAATCACTTAAAAGGATTGTTAGATGTTGCTAAAGAAAATGAAGTAGACAATGTGTTTTTACACGCATTTACAGACGGTAGAGATTGTGATCCAAAATCGGCACCTTATTTCTTAAATGAAGTGCAAGAACATATGGATAAAAGTACAGGTGAAATTGCAACAGTAACAGGTCGTTATTACGCAATGGATAGAGACAATAGATGGGAACGTATAAAAGAAGCTTATGATGGTCTTGTTAATGGAATTGGAACAAAAACTGAGAATGCAATTGATGCTGTAAAAGCAAATTACGAAGCTGGTATTACAGATGAATTTCACAAACCAATAATTGTAACTAATAAAGATGGTTCACCAAAATCACAAATTAAAGAAGGAGATGTTGTGCTGTTCTTCAACTATAGAACAGATAGAGGAAGAGAATTAACAAATGCGTTGTCTCAAAACGATTTTCCTGAATTTGGAATGAAAAAATTAGACCTTTATTACACAACTATAACTTTATATGACGCAAGTTTTGAAGGGATAAACGTTATTTATAATACAGATAATATTAAAAATACGTTAGGTGAAGTTTTATCAAAAGCTGGAAAAAAGCAAATTAGAATTGCTGAAACAGAGAAATATCCACACGTTACATTTTTCTTTTCTGGAGGACAAGAAGAGCCTTTTAAAGGTGAATCTAGAATTTTAAGAAACTCTCCAAAAGTTGCTACGTATGATTTAAAACCAGAAATGTCTGCGTATGAATTAACAGATGCTCTTTGTGAAGATTTAGAAAAAGGAGAAACCGATTTTGTTTGTTTAAATTTTGCAAACGGAGATATGGTTGGGCATACAGGAATTATGGAAGCAGCCATTAAAGCTTGTGAAGCTGTAGACGAATGCGCTAAAGAAGTTATTGAAACTGGTTTAAGAAATGACTATTCAATTTTATTAATAGCAGATCATGGAAATTGTGAAACTATGATGAATCCAGATGGTTCCCCACATACAGCACACACAACAAATCCTGTTCCTTTTGTTTTAATTGATAAAGAAATAAAATCAGTTAAAAGTGGTATATTGGGCGATATTGCGCCAACAATTCTTCATTTAATGGGAGTTGAAAAGCCAGAAGAAATGACACAAAATTCACTTGTATAA
- a CDS encoding M48 family metalloprotease, with protein sequence MRKSSGFKIRLLIGVAIVAFAYLKKCSQQEVNKYTGKTQAVSLSVDQEIAIGLQQAPSMAQQHGGLYPNDNAQKLVDQVGAKLINNTIAKNSGYKYEFHLLRDDQAINAFALPGGQCFITYALFSKLKNEDQLAGVLGHEIGHVLGKHSNERITDANFWKLLTMGASVGADLGSLANGIGQQTLLKNGRGDELESDELGVKLMIDAGYNPEELIGVMEILKAAAGPNRVPEFQSSHPDPENRIEKINEAIAKYRR encoded by the coding sequence ATGAGAAAAAGTAGCGGATTTAAAATACGTTTATTAATAGGTGTGGCAATTGTAGCATTTGCCTATTTAAAAAAGTGTAGTCAACAGGAAGTAAATAAATATACTGGAAAAACACAAGCAGTTAGTTTATCTGTAGATCAAGAAATAGCTATTGGCTTGCAACAAGCGCCATCTATGGCACAGCAACATGGTGGTTTATATCCAAATGATAATGCACAGAAATTAGTAGACCAAGTTGGTGCAAAATTAATAAATAATACAATTGCCAAAAACTCTGGCTATAAATATGAATTCCATTTACTGCGTGACGACCAAGCAATAAACGCTTTTGCATTACCTGGTGGACAATGTTTTATTACCTACGCATTATTTTCTAAATTGAAAAATGAAGATCAATTAGCCGGTGTTTTAGGGCACGAAATTGGGCATGTTTTAGGTAAACATTCCAATGAAAGAATTACAGATGCAAATTTCTGGAAACTCTTAACAATGGGCGCTTCTGTTGGTGCAGATTTAGGGAGTTTGGCCAACGGAATTGGGCAACAAACCTTACTTAAAAACGGGCGTGGAGATGAGTTAGAAAGTGATGAATTAGGTGTAAAACTAATGATTGACGCAGGTTACAATCCTGAAGAATTAATTGGGGTTATGGAAATTTTAAAAGCCGCAGCTGGACCAAATAGAGTTCCAGAATTTCAAAGCTCGCATCCAGATCCAGAAAATAGAATTGAAAAAATCAACGAAGCTATTGCAAAATATAGGCGTTAA